One segment of Methylocella silvestris BL2 DNA contains the following:
- the purH gene encoding bifunctional phosphoribosylaminoimidazolecarboxamide formyltransferase/IMP cyclohydrolase, with the protein MSQEFRRAARALISVSDKTGLIDFARGLTTLGIELISTGGTHAALVEAGLKVVDVADVTGFPELMDGRVKTLHPKVHGGLLAIRENPEHEAAMLAHGIEPIDLLVVNLYPFQATIDAGADFDQCIENIDIGGPAMIRAASKNFNDVAVVVAIEDYAPLLAELEANGGATTLALRQRLAQKAFARTAVYDAAISNWFAEQIGADAPDFRAIGGKLALNLRYGENPHQQAAFYATGERRYGVSTARQLQGKQLSYNNIGDTDAAYELVAEFDPERTAAVAIIKHSNPCGVAEAATLEEAYRLALRCDPVSAFGGVVAVNRKLDAKAAAEIVQIFTEVIIAPDADEAAIEIVAAKKNLRLLIAGGLPDPRATGLFVRPVAGGFLAQGRDNAVVDDMDLRVVTKREPTEAEWSDLTFAFRVAKHVKSNAIVYARSGATVGVGAGQMSRVDSTRIAAIKAAEAARQAGLPESLALRSVVASDAFFPFADGVETAIEAGATALIQPGGSLRDAEVIAAADAAGVAMVFTGVRHFRH; encoded by the coding sequence ATGTCGCAAGAATTCCGCCGCGCCGCCCGGGCGCTGATCTCCGTTTCCGACAAGACCGGCCTCATCGACTTCGCGCGCGGCCTCACCACGCTCGGGATCGAACTCATCTCGACCGGGGGCACCCATGCCGCTCTGGTCGAGGCGGGGCTGAAGGTCGTCGACGTCGCCGACGTCACCGGATTTCCCGAATTGATGGACGGAAGGGTCAAAACGCTGCACCCCAAGGTGCATGGCGGTCTTCTCGCCATTCGCGAAAATCCGGAACACGAGGCGGCAATGCTCGCCCATGGCATCGAGCCGATCGACCTGCTCGTCGTCAATCTCTATCCGTTTCAGGCGACGATCGACGCGGGCGCCGACTTCGACCAGTGCATCGAGAACATCGACATCGGCGGCCCGGCCATGATCCGCGCCGCCTCCAAGAATTTCAACGACGTCGCGGTCGTCGTCGCAATCGAGGATTACGCGCCTCTGCTTGCCGAACTCGAGGCCAATGGCGGCGCGACGACCCTGGCGCTTCGGCAAAGGCTGGCGCAGAAGGCGTTCGCGCGCACGGCCGTCTATGACGCCGCGATCTCGAACTGGTTCGCAGAGCAGATCGGCGCGGATGCGCCGGATTTCCGCGCCATCGGCGGCAAGCTCGCGCTGAACTTGCGCTATGGCGAGAATCCACATCAGCAGGCGGCCTTCTACGCCACCGGCGAACGGCGCTATGGCGTTTCGACCGCCCGCCAGCTCCAGGGCAAGCAGCTCTCCTACAATAATATCGGCGATACGGACGCGGCCTACGAACTCGTCGCCGAATTCGATCCGGAGCGGACCGCCGCCGTCGCGATCATCAAGCATTCAAATCCCTGCGGCGTCGCCGAGGCCGCGACCCTGGAAGAAGCCTATCGGCTGGCGCTGCGCTGCGATCCGGTCTCCGCCTTCGGCGGCGTTGTGGCGGTGAACCGCAAGCTCGACGCCAAAGCGGCGGCCGAAATCGTGCAAATTTTCACCGAAGTCATCATCGCGCCGGACGCCGATGAAGCGGCGATCGAGATCGTCGCCGCCAAGAAGAATTTGCGGCTGCTGATCGCAGGGGGACTGCCGGATCCCCGCGCGACAGGCCTCTTTGTTCGCCCCGTCGCCGGCGGCTTCCTGGCGCAGGGGCGCGACAATGCCGTCGTCGACGATATGGATCTGCGCGTCGTCACCAAGCGCGAGCCGACCGAGGCGGAATGGAGCGATCTCACTTTCGCGTTTCGCGTCGCGAAACATGTGAAGTCGAATGCGATCGTCTACGCCAGGTCCGGCGCGACGGTTGGCGTGGGGGCAGGTCAGATGAGCCGGGTCGATTCGACGCGCATCGCCGCAATCAAAGCCGCGGAAGCGGCGCGGCAGGCGGGGCTGCCCGAAAGTCTGGCGCTGCGATCGGTCGTCGCCTCGGACGCTTTCTTTCCCTTCGCCGATGGCGTGGAGACGGCGATCGAAGCCGGCGCGACGGCGCTGATCCAGCCGGGCGGCTCCCTGCGCGACGCCGAGGTCATCGCCGCCGCCGACGCGGCAGGGGTGGCGATGGTCTTCACCGGCGTGAGACATTTCCGTCATTGA
- a CDS encoding heavy metal translocating P-type ATPase, with the protein MSAHPDEISSPPVSVPIKGMHCASCVGRVEKAIATVPGVADVSVNLATEKASVSFLGPVDLDAVIAAINKAGYSAVLASAEFSIAQMTCDHCVKTVEEAFRGVTGVVDATVNLATGAGVVRYVSSITDPHSIAKAATEAGYPTREIKTGAAPPPSHAAHHHGDAETLARDARLALILTLPVFLLEMGAHFIPGLHGFLMDTIGMQPIRIAEFVLTAIVLFGPGRQFFTTGVPALLRGAPEMNSLVALGAGAAFLYSTLATFAPQLFPEGTAQVYFESAGVIVTLILFGRMLEARAKGRAGAAIERLVGLQPQSAAVLKGGEAVDTPLDQIVVGDVVLVRPGEKIAVDGVVVEGSSFVDESMLTGEARPVQKAAGSDVVGATINTTGSFSFKVTKIGADTALSHIIRLVEQAQGAKLPIQALADKITARFVPVVMGIAAATFLLWLLLGPAPSLSHALVAMVSVLIIACPCAMGLATPMSVMVGAGRGAELGVLFRKGDALQRLSEPRTAALDKTGTITKGAPELTDLAPAPGFASDELLAAVAAVEARSEHPVAAAIVAAARAKGLAIKPAEQFLAKTGYGVEAIVEGRKISIGAERFMTELGVDVSVFAQEAARFAAEAKSPLYAAIDGRLAGLICVADPLAEGAASAVAALRGLGFRLVMVTGDNRKTAAAIANAVGIDRVIAEVLPEGKVAEVRRLQTENGRVIFVGDGVNDAPALAAADIGLAIGKGTDVAIEAADAVLIGGDLRAVAAAVALSRATMRNIKENLFWAFAYNVVLIPVAAGALYPFFGIMLSPMLAAGAMAFSSIFVVLNALRLRGFMPPAGYGAEAVGAPRSIAPAAAPAAEADLAGARLR; encoded by the coding sequence ATGTCCGCTCATCCCGACGAAATCTCTTCGCCCCCCGTCAGCGTTCCCATCAAGGGCATGCATTGCGCCTCCTGCGTCGGGCGCGTCGAAAAGGCGATTGCGACGGTGCCCGGCGTCGCCGACGTCTCGGTCAATCTGGCGACGGAAAAGGCGAGCGTCAGCTTCCTCGGGCCGGTCGATCTCGACGCGGTGATCGCGGCGATCAATAAGGCGGGCTATTCCGCCGTGCTTGCCTCAGCCGAATTTTCGATCGCGCAAATGACCTGCGATCATTGCGTGAAAACCGTCGAGGAGGCGTTTCGCGGCGTCACCGGCGTCGTCGATGCGACGGTTAACCTGGCGACTGGCGCCGGAGTTGTCCGCTATGTGAGCTCGATCACCGATCCCCACTCCATCGCCAAGGCCGCGACCGAGGCGGGCTACCCGACGCGCGAAATTAAGACAGGAGCGGCCCCGCCGCCGTCGCATGCGGCGCATCACCATGGCGACGCCGAGACGCTTGCCCGCGATGCGCGGCTGGCTCTCATCCTTACGCTGCCCGTGTTCCTGCTCGAGATGGGGGCGCACTTCATTCCCGGCCTGCACGGCTTTCTCATGGACACGATCGGCATGCAGCCGATCCGCATCGCCGAATTCGTGCTGACGGCGATCGTGCTGTTCGGTCCCGGCCGGCAATTTTTCACCACCGGCGTTCCCGCGCTGCTGCGCGGCGCGCCCGAAATGAATTCGCTCGTCGCTCTCGGCGCCGGGGCGGCCTTTCTCTATTCGACGCTCGCGACTTTCGCGCCGCAGCTTTTCCCGGAAGGCACGGCGCAGGTCTATTTTGAGTCGGCGGGCGTGATCGTGACCCTGATCCTGTTTGGCCGCATGCTCGAGGCGCGCGCCAAGGGCAGGGCGGGCGCGGCGATCGAGCGGCTGGTCGGGCTGCAGCCGCAATCGGCCGCCGTGCTGAAGGGCGGCGAGGCAGTGGATACGCCGCTCGACCAGATCGTGGTCGGCGACGTCGTGCTGGTGCGGCCCGGAGAGAAGATCGCCGTCGATGGCGTCGTCGTCGAGGGCTCCTCCTTCGTCGATGAATCGATGCTGACCGGCGAGGCGCGACCGGTCCAGAAAGCTGCCGGCTCCGACGTCGTCGGCGCGACGATCAATACGACCGGCAGCTTTTCCTTCAAGGTGACGAAGATCGGCGCCGACACGGCGCTGTCCCATATCATCCGGCTTGTCGAGCAGGCCCAGGGCGCGAAGCTGCCCATCCAGGCGCTGGCCGACAAGATCACGGCGCGGTTCGTGCCGGTTGTGATGGGTATCGCCGCCGCGACCTTCCTGCTCTGGCTGCTGCTCGGCCCGGCGCCGTCGCTAAGCCATGCGCTCGTCGCCATGGTGTCCGTGCTGATTATCGCCTGCCCCTGCGCCATGGGCCTCGCCACGCCAATGTCGGTGATGGTCGGCGCAGGGCGCGGCGCCGAGCTTGGCGTTCTGTTCCGCAAGGGCGACGCGCTGCAGCGGCTGTCCGAGCCGAGGACGGCGGCGCTGGACAAGACCGGCACCATCACCAAGGGGGCGCCCGAACTGACCGACCTTGCGCCTGCGCCTGGCTTTGCCAGTGACGAGCTTCTGGCGGCGGTGGCAGCGGTCGAGGCGCGCTCCGAGCATCCCGTCGCCGCCGCAATCGTCGCCGCGGCGCGGGCGAAGGGGCTCGCGATCAAGCCGGCCGAGCAATTTCTCGCCAAGACTGGCTATGGGGTCGAGGCGATCGTCGAGGGCCGCAAAATATCGATCGGCGCCGAGCGTTTCATGACGGAGCTCGGCGTCGACGTCAGCGTCTTCGCGCAAGAGGCCGCGCGTTTCGCCGCTGAGGCGAAATCGCCGCTCTATGCCGCAATCGACGGCAGGCTCGCCGGACTCATCTGCGTCGCCGATCCCCTCGCGGAGGGCGCGGCGAGCGCCGTCGCCGCATTGCGGGGCCTCGGCTTCCGGCTCGTCATGGTGACCGGCGACAATCGCAAGACGGCGGCGGCGATCGCCAACGCCGTCGGCATCGACCGCGTCATCGCCGAGGTTCTGCCCGAGGGCAAGGTCGCGGAGGTGCGCCGGCTTCAGACCGAAAACGGCCGCGTCATCTTTGTCGGCGACGGCGTCAATGACGCGCCCGCGCTCGCCGCCGCCGATATCGGCCTCGCCATCGGCAAGGGGACGGATGTCGCGATCGAGGCCGCCGACGCGGTGCTGATTGGCGGCGATCTGCGCGCCGTCGCGGCGGCCGTCGCGCTGAGCCGGGCGACGATGCGCAACATCAAGGAGAATCTGTTCTGGGCGTTCGCCTATAACGTCGTGCTTATTCCGGTCGCGGCCGGCGCATTATATCCCTTCTTCGGGATCATGCTGTCGCCGATGCTCGCCGCCGGGGCGATGGCCTTCTCCTCCATCTTCGTGGTTTTGAACGCGCTGCGGCTGCGCGGCTTCATGCCGCCGGCCGGCTATGGGGCTGAGGCGGTCGGCGCACCGAGGAGCATCGCGCCAGCGGCCGCGCCCGCGGCGGAGGCCGACCTTGCGGGCGCGCGTCTGCGCTGA
- a CDS encoding polyhydroxyalkanoic acid system family protein produces the protein MSKSIVITVPHDLGVEAAKKRICERVEALRGAYIDKLAYSEIKWTGDKADVRVVALGQSVTAQIDVMPDQLRIEVQLPWLLGVLANKIQGVLTSNAKDSLTIGYTPPPKN, from the coding sequence ATGTCCAAATCGATTGTCATTACCGTACCGCATGATCTTGGCGTCGAAGCCGCGAAAAAGCGCATTTGCGAACGCGTCGAGGCGTTGCGGGGCGCCTATATCGATAAATTGGCCTATTCGGAGATCAAATGGACCGGCGACAAGGCCGATGTGCGCGTCGTCGCCTTGGGGCAGTCCGTTACGGCGCAGATCGACGTGATGCCCGACCAACTGCGGATCGAAGTGCAACTGCCATGGCTGCTTGGAGTGCTCGCGAATAAGATCCAGGGCGTCCTGACCAGCAACGCCAAGGATTCTTTGACAATTGGTTATACGCCGCCGCCGAAAAATTGA
- a CDS encoding uridine monophosphate kinase → MANTTAELEALLMQRSLTDAQLLEATETASDFRILPDATVIKIGGQSVIDRGRAAVYPLVDEIVAARKAHQLLIGTGAGTRARHLYSIAAGLNLPAGLLSQLGASVADQNAAMLAQLFAKHGICAVDGAGLSAVPLFLAEVNAVIFSGMPPYGLWTRPAAEGVIPPYRTDAGCFLLAEQFGCKAMIFVKDEDGLFTANPKTSKDASFIPKISVDEMKARGLHDSILEFPMLDLLQSARHVHEVQIVNGLVPGNLTRALAGEHVGTIITAR, encoded by the coding sequence ATGGCCAATACGACGGCGGAGCTCGAGGCGCTCCTGATGCAGCGATCGCTGACCGACGCGCAGCTTCTAGAGGCGACGGAGACGGCGTCGGACTTCCGGATCCTGCCGGACGCGACGGTGATCAAGATCGGCGGCCAGAGCGTCATCGACCGCGGCCGCGCCGCCGTCTACCCGCTTGTGGACGAGATCGTCGCCGCGCGCAAAGCCCACCAGCTGCTGATCGGTACCGGCGCCGGCACAAGAGCCCGTCACCTCTATTCGATCGCGGCGGGGCTTAATCTGCCGGCGGGCTTGCTCTCGCAGCTTGGCGCCTCCGTCGCCGACCAGAACGCCGCGATGCTGGCGCAACTCTTCGCCAAGCACGGCATCTGCGCGGTCGACGGCGCTGGACTCTCGGCGGTGCCGCTCTTCCTCGCTGAGGTAAACGCCGTCATATTCAGCGGCATGCCGCCCTACGGCCTGTGGACGCGACCGGCGGCGGAAGGCGTCATCCCGCCCTACCGCACCGACGCCGGATGTTTCCTCCTCGCGGAACAGTTCGGCTGCAAGGCGATGATCTTCGTGAAGGACGAAGACGGACTCTTCACCGCCAACCCGAAAACCTCAAAGGACGCAAGTTTCATCCCAAAGATCTCGGTTGACGAGATGAAGGCGCGGGGGCTGCACGATTCGATCCTTGAGTTCCCGATGCTCGACCTGCTCCAGTCGGCGCGCCACGTCCACGAGGTGCAGATTGTGAACGGCCTCGTTCCCGGCAACCTGACCCGCGCGCTCGCTGGCGAGCATGTCGGCACCATCATCACCGCGCGCTAG
- a CDS encoding molybdenum storage protein subunit alpha: MSELADTIKHVASPLARQTLLDDALTRPVAGGRPVRILPWLQVVKIGGRSIMDRGHEAILPIVDELRKLLPEHRLLILTGAGIRARHLYGVGLDLGLPVGSLAPLAASEAGQNGHILAALLAPEGVSYVEHPTLASQLAIHLTAARAVVGSAFPPYHHHEFPGSRIPIHRADTGAFLLADALGAAGLTIVEDVDGLYDADPNGPDGKKAQFIREANAADLAKSKGTLPFDPALLEVMATARHLERVQIVNGLVPGRLTAALRGEHVGTIIRTGAHAA; this comes from the coding sequence ATGTCCGAACTTGCCGACACCATCAAACACGTCGCCTCGCCGCTCGCGCGCCAGACCCTCCTCGACGACGCGCTCACCCGCCCCGTCGCGGGCGGGCGCCCCGTGCGGATTCTCCCCTGGCTTCAGGTCGTCAAGATCGGCGGCCGCTCCATCATGGATCGCGGCCATGAGGCGATCCTGCCGATCGTGGACGAGCTGCGCAAGCTCCTGCCCGAGCACCGCCTGCTGATCCTGACGGGCGCCGGCATCCGCGCCCGCCACCTCTATGGCGTCGGTCTCGACCTCGGCCTGCCAGTCGGATCGCTCGCGCCGCTCGCCGCGAGCGAGGCCGGCCAGAACGGCCACATCCTCGCGGCGCTGCTTGCCCCGGAAGGCGTCTCCTACGTTGAGCACCCCACCCTGGCGAGCCAGCTCGCAATCCACCTCACGGCGGCCCGAGCGGTCGTTGGGAGCGCCTTTCCTCCCTATCACCACCACGAGTTCCCAGGCTCCCGCATCCCGATTCACCGGGCCGACACCGGCGCGTTTCTGCTCGCCGACGCGCTCGGAGCCGCCGGCCTCACGATCGTGGAGGACGTTGATGGGTTATACGATGCCGACCCGAATGGCCCCGACGGGAAAAAGGCGCAATTCATCCGCGAGGCCAACGCCGCCGACCTCGCCAAGTCCAAAGGGACGCTGCCCTTCGACCCTGCGCTGCTCGAGGTCATGGCGACCGCGCGCCATCTCGAGCGCGTGCAGATCGTGAACGGGCTCGTGCCCGGCCGTCTCACCGCCGCGCTGCGTGGCGAGCATGTCGGGACGATCATCCGCACCGGCGCGCACGCCGCCTGA
- a CDS encoding TOBE domain-containing protein, protein MKISARNSLEGVVKTVIKGATTAHVEIELTGGAIVTASITNEAVDDLKLAVGSKAFAVIKSSDVMVAVA, encoded by the coding sequence ATGAAAATTTCAGCTCGCAATTCGCTTGAGGGCGTCGTGAAGACGGTCATCAAGGGCGCGACCACGGCTCATGTCGAAATCGAATTGACGGGCGGCGCTATCGTTACGGCGTCGATCACGAATGAAGCTGTCGACGATCTGAAGCTCGCCGTCGGATCCAAGGCGTTCGCCGTGATCAAATCCTCCGATGTCATGGTCGCCGTCGCCTGA